Part of the Serinus canaria isolate serCan28SL12 chromosome 1, serCan2020, whole genome shotgun sequence genome is shown below.
GAAGTTCTGTCACTGGACCTGCAGAATTGATATTCTACTGCCTCTCTTTTCTGTGGTTGTCACCTACACAGCTTAGTTAAGCTCCTGTTAACTTAGTTAACATTCTTGGTTTTTCCCTCCACCACCCTTGGAGACCGTAATATAGGAAGTCTCACCAGATGCCTTGGCTGTTTTAGTGTGGAAGTGCAAATATCCCTCATCAGCTATCAATGACATGggtagcattttattttctgctgttctttaaGCCCCTATTGGAAAACATCAGTGTGACACTGATCACAAGGATGCAATCAAAGAAGCTGCTGGCTTTGTTTGCCAGTGGCAGCAATAGACAGCCGTAGGTGTGCAGAGAACTGTGATATGCTAAAATAAATGGAGTGGCTCAAGATGAAGGAATCAAAGCACACCTTGGAGGCCTGgtgttctttctctgctttcaacGGAGTTCTTGTGCAGCTCTAGGGAAATTGTAAGCAGAGCTTCAGCCACTGCTTACACAGGTGGTCACTAAccagctctctgtgtgtgcttaCTCTGTGCCATCTTACTGTGAGGACTATGGCCTTTAAGTGATTTAATGGAAATGGTGCTAAATAGCCTGAAAAAGCAAATCCAAGTTCCAGCTGGCCACCTCAAATGAAAAGTTATTCCAGACTTTCTTCCTTCATATCTTTGCACTTCATCGGAACAGTGAGGAAAATACTGTCTCTTCCCCTAACATAAATGTTAATATTTGTGAAACATGAAGTTTCTACAGATGGCATGCATTACAGAAATTCCCAAAACTGGAGATAAATCAAAGTACAGAAATTGTCTTCAAGCATGATCTATTCAAGAACCACTAGATAGCCTGATCCCGCAGGAATAACATAAAAATTAGTGTGAACCTGATGGGAGGGTGGGAAGCAAATGAAGGTTGTACAGAAGTTTTCTAAATTATTAGATCTAAAGCTTTATAGTGTTTTGTTTAATTCAGGTTGGGCTCTTTATGTAATTTCCCATTTGAAATAAACAGCAATAATGTAATGCTGAAGAGCCCATATTCATGAACTCAAGAATGTCATCAGTGAGGCTGAAGAGTCAGTATCTAAATGGTCATGCTCTAGGGAGGCAGGTTTAGATCAGATGGGACTCTCTCACAGTAGATGtcacagcagaggagagcacagATTCAGTTATCCCAGTTTCTCCTCCAGACTCTGGAGCAGTTTTTACTCCCACTGTCACAGAActttgctgctccttcctctaACGTCTGGTGGTTCAGAAAAGAGTGTAAACAATGTATGAGGAGGTTAggtaaaatagaaaaaaaatttatataaatgtgtatttcttctgcttttgcagtTTCCATTTATTAATTCTTTGCTCACACTCTCGAGAACACGTGAGCTATCCACAACCAAGCCCTCTGGATTTCAGAAATGTTCCACCTGCACATCTGACTTTTTGTAAATCATCTTGATAATTTAGTATTCAATCATATTCAAACatgcaagaataaaaaaactTAATGAGtgttaatatttaaatttcacaGATTTAGAATATCTTCCTTAGACCTGAGCACGTTGTTTCTCTTTGGTTACAGTGGATCAGTGTCCCCTTTGCCATGTCCCATCCTGCAGTAACAGACATTGGGCTCACGGCTGTGCACCACGTGTACCAAGCACCTTGGCTTGGATCAATCAACTCACTTGACATTTACACATGGTTGgacaatttctttttactgGTAAGTGCTATTTGTATGAAGGAGTAAAGTATTTAAGCACTTACACTATGTTACTGTGACAGCTGAAAATGATGGAGTCTAGTTAAGAGTTTCTATCACACTGAAAACTTTTACCCTCTTGACTCCTGCTTGATATTTCTGCACATTTGAATGATTTCAGTGACATACCAGCCAGCATTGCCAGGAATGCTATTTAAATATCATCAGGCTGAAAGAGCTGACatgttaaaattaaataaaagtgtGTGGCTAATGCTTAACTGATGCAATTGTTGGCAGAGGAATTCATATATTGCAGGAGGCAATAAATACATTATACAAATGATTAAATATGCCTTCAGTAtaggggaagaaaaagctgtgcagAGATGGATGGCAGGATGGATAAATTCATACATGCACACATGCCAGAATGAACCATGGTCTTTCACTATTTAATTCCTATATTACACATGGGATCAGTGGTTATTAAGTACTTTCCATTAGAGGATCTAGAAACACATGCTAACATTTTCCATTCTCAGTGTCCCTATGCAAATTTACACTGGTTTTATtatcatgttttattttgggattacattttctggctttttttcaaattctcaCAGACAAAAatcttcagggtttttttataatTGGTCTATTAAAACATGTTATTTTATTCAGCATTCTCTTAGAGACCTCAAGACATTAGCCCAAGTGCCTGTATTCTCTCCTGCAAGCCTGAAGGTTTCATTTCTGCTGTTGCCCAAAAGAAAGTTCTGATACTGCCAAATTATGTCACACTTTATTTTCATCTTGTCTGTTTCATTATAGCTCAAGAAAGTTATACATTCTTGGAAAGCTTTGATAAAGGAACATTATTATCAAGATggcaaagaaaaacagtcaTAAATAGCAAGTCAAAACGAGACTTGTCTGTGAAACATTATTTAGTCCCTATGTGTGCATGAAGCTATATGAAACACCTGCATACACACTTTCTGGTCCAAATTCCTCCTGCCTCATTTGGTGTATAGAACTAGGTTATAAAatttgcttggctttttttccatgctgtttaGAGACAGACACTCGGTTACTTAGTGGAGACTATTCAAATCCTGCTCTCAAGACAGAATTGTTAGCACTTGAGTTTTTAACCTTTGGTAATACTATTTTGTGTcatattttgcagaaataattttaagtcCAATCAGGATCTTCAGCTACATatccaaataaaagcaaagggTTTTCACCATAAAtcaaaacttttcctttttttcctgtgtcttcTACCAATTTCTATTGGTACTGTATTTGCTTAAGGCAGTGggagaataatttttcagattcCTGAGGTCAGTGTATACAGAATGTCTCACCTTCTTTAAATCACTACACACATTCACAAAGGAAGATAAAATCTTGCTCTGATATCATGTCACAGTCTAATCTAATTTTAGTGGAGGAGGAGTATTGGAGGGCAAATTCttcaaatatgaaatatgaaaatatttctttccattaaGTTTTATCAAGTCAAGAGACCTGGGGACTACAGGGACTATGAAAGTGCAAAGGGTTGATGCTAATTGTATAAAAAATAACTTGTCTGAAAGAATGGGATTTAAGTGGACTTACACAACTTTGACATTTCTTTTGAGAATGAAAGTTGCAGTTATTACTGGCTGGCTGATATTCaataaacaaatttaaaagtaGCAATATGGCTTACAGCATTCAAGTGATTCTTGTGCAAGTTCTCTGTATGGTGACAGTAAAACTATTCAGCTACCCTCTAGTCACAGCATGCTGTTGTGTTTGCAGACATTAGGAGGAATTCCATGGCAAGCATATTTCCAGAGAGTTCTTTCCTCATCTTCTGCCACATACGCTCAAGTTCTGTCATTCCTGGCTGCTTTTGGCTGTCTTGTGATGGCTATTCCTGCAGTACTGATTGGTGCAATTGGAGCATCTACAGGTAAATGATTAAAAATCAGTAGTACGACAAATGTAAAATGAATACATTTCACATTATACATAGTGTGTGAAAATAAATCTTGTGTTAGATATAGGTGACATACAGGTTAGATAACCAGGTGACATCATTTTTCAACTCATGACTGATTCAACAGAAGactacacagaaaaataatgttataGAATATTTCTCCTAAAGGAAGTTGCTCCTACCACAGTggatgaaattaaataattttgtacaTTCTAGATACCTACAGACACAATATTTCAATCTTTGTGTTAGATTCTGGCACTTTTATTGTTGTTACAGTAATAATGGGGAATGGCCGAGGGAGCTGTGGttatttagcctggagaaaaagacaCTGAGGAAAGACATTTTGCTCTCcacaactacctgaaaggaggttgtagcaagGTACTTCTCCCACATAACAAGAAACAGGATGAGAAATTGCCACAAGTTGcagcaggggaggtttagaatggatattaggaaaaacatGTTCACCAAAAGgtttgtcaagcactggaacaggctgcccagggaagtggtggattCTTCATCCTTGGagctatttaaaatatgtgtagATGTGGCTCTTGGGGATGTGGATTATTGATGGGCTTAGCGGTGCTGGGCTAATGGTTCAACTCAATAATCATAAAGAtgttttccaacctaaatgattctttGATTTATCAGAAATTTCTTACCTTGACCAATATATCCTTgccaaggtttttttttatcacaGTGAAAGTGATCCCCATCACAGTGACTGTGTAGATAAActgataaaaatattctgttagAAATATTTACATTGCTTTGAACCTTTTAATCCAAAAGAGTAGTTAAACACGTGACAAAAAAACATGGATCCCAGACTTATTTATTGAATAAAACTACATTTATGAGcaatttaaagtttattttagaGACGAAGAAAAATGCTGAGCAGAATTAAATCTGCCTAACAGAAACTGGTGTGACACTGCCTCTCTAAAATGCTATCGGTTGGGCCCTAGTAACACTTTGTTCTTGAATTTGCATGAAAATGTGGCAATATGAATAGCTTGCTACACATGAAGTCAAGAGGTGCTGTGGCTGCTAATGTTACTGATAACATACTGGTGTCCATGTTGCAGCTTGGAACCAGACTGAATATGGTGTCCCTGATCCCAAGAGCAAAAAAGAAGCAGATATGATTTTACCTATCGTGCTGCAGTACCTTTGCCCGGTCTACATCTCGTTCTTTGGCCTTGGTGCTGTATCTGCTGCTGTGATGTCCTCAGCTGACTCCTCAATTTTATCAGCAAGTTCTATGTTTGCTCGGAACATTTACCAGCTTGCCTTTCGGCAAAATGTGAGACAATGTTTTCGTTTTTACTGTTAGAGACAATTTTAGGTGAGACCTTCGCTAGGTGATACACAGATTCATTTCATGATGAAACACCTCTTTCATGTTCCTGCCTGTAactagaaaaagaatttaattgCTAACAGTATGTTGAACCAActgaaaatcataaaaataattatggtTGTGACTGATGACAAAAGTGAAAAAGCTGGCTCGGGGAGGGCAGCTGTCAAGAGTTCTCAGGGACATGCAATTTATCCAAACAGCTAATTAGTGTTGCTACAAGTGTAAGTTCCACTTAAACTCTTCACAAAATGAGACATTCTTATAATCTTTCATTTATTGGGAAATCATTTGACAACAGAATAGTCTAATGAGTTGGAGTTTTTCttagaaaacagagaagaagaaattctgatgctaacagatttttttctagttgTGATTctatttaaaagttattttttacactgctgttttttctctttgactCATTATCAAGCTTTTTGCTGTGTTCAAAGAGTAATGGCTTTGGAAATGGCAACCATAACCCCTAGggttttttctctgagcttGAGATTGAGCTAGGGTTATTAGTTTGTAATTATTATTGAATTAATCATGCAAAGCTTTCTATTACAACTCAGTATTTTATATTGACTGTATGTAAGTGTAGGCATACATGTATAGGCATGAAAAAAACATCTAACACTGCCCTTTTTTGCAGGCTTCAGACAGGGAAATTGTGTGGGTCATAAGAATCACTGTTCTTCTCTTTGGAGCATCAGCGACAGCGATGGCACTGCTGGCTTCATCCGTGTACGGCCTCTGGTACCTCAGCTCTGACCTCATTTATATCATCATAttcccccagctcctgtgtgtgTTATTTATTAAAGGAACCAACACCTACGGTGCCATTGCAGGATACCTGTTTGGTCTTGTCCTCAGAATAACCGGAGGAGAGCCCTACCTCTACCTTCAGCCCTTGATCTTGTACCCTGGCTGGTATCAAGATGATAACAACCTCTATATCCAGCGATTCCCATTTAAAACACTTGCTATGCTCACCTCCTTCTTTACTAATGTCATAGTCTCCTACTTAGCCAAATACTTATTTGAAAGTGGGACTTTGCCACCAAAGCTGGACTTTCTTGATGCTGTTGTTGCCAGATACAGTAGAGAACACATGGACAAAGCAACTCTTGTAAAAAGTGACAATATTGTATTAAATGAACTTGCACCTGTGAATCCACGACACAGTCTAACTTTGAGCTCAACTTTCACAAACAAGGAAGCCTTCAACTACGTTGATTCAAGTCCAGAACTGTCCAACACTGaagataattaaaaaatcttGTAGCCACGGGAAAAAACAATGAGAAGCAGGATATTCTACAAAGAATACTAAGAAgcattttatcagaaaaaaagcaagaattgGGAATAAAATTCCGCTGCACATTCTTTAAATTGTTTCTAGGAGCAGGAACATCCCATGGGAGGAACTCTTTTCTGCTATTATCTAATATGTTGGATTAGATCACAGAGTGTTTACTAAAGTATACACTTAATCCCATTCCTTCCATCCAGAGCTATATACTGtaccattaaaaaatatttaaaatttaaaatatatgtagaAGAAAATGTGCAACAGTTTTTAGCTAGGATATCATATGAAGAGATTATAATACAGTAAGTCTGAAATATTATCACTCAGCATTTTATTGGCATTAAGTGAAAATATATTGCCACAGCTATAAGTGATTTATTACTAAAAAGCTAGTTGCTTGAGCAAAGACAGATAGATATATTCCCTGGGGTTTTGgcctggtaattttttttcctcataaagaaatttaaataatacaATCTAGTACTTTATTATTTGTATGAGACAGCAAAATGCACAAATAGTAATAAATTCCCTATAGGAGTGCTAAACAtgatatattaatttttaaaagttaaaattaaaccacaagtttaaaattatattatagCTGATATTAGGCAACCTTAAGCAAAATATGTTAATATGGgtgttctctttccttttctgtggtTAGTGACTGTCACCAAAATTCTTAGAGCAATAACTGGAGTTGAAATTCAGCTTGTGAAAAGTGGCTCTTAtagaaaaactcaaaacaaataGAATTTTTCAGTGTTGGGTGAAGAAGACTTATCTTGATTTATCATCAAAATGAATACAAGCAAAGCTGTCTGACACCAAGCAACTTCACCAATGGAATAAATATTGAAAAGTAAAGAGAATAAAGAAGctttgaaagagaaacaagagggttttccttgcagaaaattCCCAATTTTCACTTACTAAAAAAAGCTATTCTTAAAGATGCTGAAAATCTTTTGGCTTGGTCATGCTGGAATTACTCTGAAAAATCCAGATTTTCCatagaaaataacatttcctcCAAAATTTCTCAGAAAACCAGGCTTGCTGTACAGCTTTCCATATCTCTAAGTGTTTGCCTCTGAGAGCAGCTTGGAGAGGAACTGAAAGGAATGCTGAACCCACAAATATAGTGAGAGGCACAGTGGTGTCTTCCACTAAGTGCCGGACTCCTCCGTAGATCCTTGTCCTCCTGGCTGTCTCAgtgagcctgcagagcagcagcagtggccagGTGCAGACAAGACATGGCTCACAAATGGCAATGCTGGCCAGACGCAGCACAGTGGGGAGATGAGGCCTCTGCTGACTTTGcccaggccagcaggagcaCGCAGTGCTGCTTCCACTTGCCCACGGCCAAGATGATTGTGTCTGTCCCCATTGGTATGTGCCTTTCTCAGCGCGAGCTCCAGTAGCTACATTTCTCTACAATTAAGAGTTATGCTCcaataattctttttaaaatctgtgtatGACGCAAAATTTTCAGTTGAAATCCAGATATCCTCCTGTTGCTGGTCACCagtgacatttctttttttaacactcACAGCACGAGGAGTTATAAGGGAGGATAGGAGACGTAAGAATAGGTTTTGCTGCTAAAGGAAGAAGCCATCAACTTGTGCATTCAATGTTGACATAAGCTTTCACAAGGCTGAATCCTTAGATATGTTTTGCTCCTTTTGTGGAGTCTTAACAGCATACATATGTATTTAATATGTAGAGTACATTCATTTCAGagatgttgatttttttttttctccttacactacatttaaaaataacattacaaCTCATTTCTGAGTATGCACTGTGACCTGCAGTAC
Proteins encoded:
- the SLC5A7 gene encoding high affinity choline transporter 1; translation: MAFHVEGLVAIVVFYLAILAVGIWAAWKTKNTGSEGDRSEAIIVGGRDIGLLVGGFTMTATWVGGGYINGTAEAVYVPDYGLAWAQAPIGYSLSLVLGGLFFAKPMRSKGYVTMLDPFQQLYGKRMGGLLFIPALMGEMFWAAAIFSALGATISVIIDINVNISVIISALIATLYTLVGGVYSVAYTDVVQLFCIFLGLWISVPFAMSHPAVTDIGLTAVHHVYQAPWLGSINSLDIYTWLDNFFLLTLGGIPWQAYFQRVLSSSSATYAQVLSFLAAFGCLVMAIPAVLIGAIGASTAWNQTEYGVPDPKSKKEADMILPIVLQYLCPVYISFFGLGAVSAAVMSSADSSILSASSMFARNIYQLAFRQNASDREIVWVIRITVLLFGASATAMALLASSVYGLWYLSSDLIYIIIFPQLLCVLFIKGTNTYGAIAGYLFGLVLRITGGEPYLYLQPLILYPGWYQDDNNLYIQRFPFKTLAMLTSFFTNVIVSYLAKYLFESGTLPPKLDFLDAVVARYSREHMDKATLVKSDNIVLNELAPVNPRHSLTLSSTFTNKEAFNYVDSSPELSNTEDN